A genome region from Salvia splendens isolate huo1 chromosome 19, SspV2, whole genome shotgun sequence includes the following:
- the LOC121779174 gene encoding pecanex-like protein 1, producing the protein MKTRGVSSTPKSRSSSISGKTGAGRAVASAKSDGRLKGTREAGKQHLYARAVGTLKKSASVASKSKKAETATALRKKDSSDHEESPIVGDEEDAGMPDQELDSSNEQTQGEIDDTVSEQSDASIGEAVSPAICEESDDNVPKHESPTLLGQDDADAVNDADAGKAESPVSSEQRVECPADSEQASGNSSQQKEVEVVAEDGEAAPRLSQEKKDTALSNNVTEEMKREQRRDKFRALAGAFETAIARQEHK; encoded by the coding sequence ATGAAAACACGTGGTGTCTCCTCCACCCCGAAGTCCAGGTCCTCCTCGATTTCCGGGAAGACCGGGGCCGGTAGGGCTGTGGCCTCAGCCAAGAGCGACGGGAGATTGAAAGGGACAAGGGAAGCTGGGAAACAGCATCTGTATGCTAGGGCTGTAGGCACTCTAAAGAAGAGCGCCTCCGTTGCAAGTAAAAGCAAGAAGGCTGAAACTGCAACTGCTTTAAGAAAAAAAGATTCATCAGATCATGAAGAATCACCCATTGTTGGAGATGAAGAAGATGCAGGGATGCCAGATCAAGAACTGGACAGCAGCAATGAACAAACTCAAGGAGAAATAGATGATACGGTCTCAGAGCAGAGCGATGCCAGCATTGGGGAGGCCGTAAGCCCCGCAATTTGTGAAGAAAGTGATGACAATGTGCCTAAGCATGAGTCTCCTACACTTTTAGGACAAGATGATGCTGATGCTGTGAATGATGCTGATGCTGGCAAGGCTGAATCTCCGGTGAGCTCAGAACAACGTGTTGAATGTCCGGCAGATTCAGAACAGGCCAGCGGAAACAGCAGCCAGCAGAAAGAAGTTGAAGTAGTTGCGGAAGACGGAGAAGCAGCACCAAGGCTGTCTCAAGAAAAGAAGGACACGGCACTCTCCAACAATGTGACTGAAGAGATGAAGCGCGAGCAGAGGCGAGACAAGTTCAGAGCACTCGCTGGAGCGTTTGAAACTGCCATAGCCCGGCAGGAGCATAAGTAG
- the LOC121778302 gene encoding uncharacterized protein LOC121778302, translating into MECFFAVMIKSAMIYKRVRRWKIKLLLVNLTKDRLVFGIDNGGIRACYQQEVEIDYVTQTKCTGTDLVAGMKVREGTELEKLLHEQKIHRLDGLQCSNDEHRG; encoded by the exons ATG GAGTGTTTCTTTGCTGTGATGATAAAATCTGCCATGATTTATAAGAG GGTTAGAAGATGGAAAATCAAATTGTTGTTGGTGAATTTGACAAAAGACAGGCTTGTGTTCGGGATAGACAATGGAGGGATCCGAGCCTGCTATCAACAAGAAGTAGAGATTGATTATGTCACACAAACTAAATGCACAG GAACGGATCTGGTGGCGGGGATGAAGGTGAGAGAAGGAACAGAGCTTGAGAAACTGCTTCATGAGCAGAAAATTCATAGACTGGATGGGCTCCAGTGCAGCAACGACGAGCATAGAGGATAA